One Diospyros lotus cultivar Yz01 chromosome 1, ASM1463336v1, whole genome shotgun sequence genomic window carries:
- the LOC127788602 gene encoding uncharacterized protein LOC127788602 has protein sequence MEIKNKEKQRLYVVFKGMIPGIYSTCEECAPHVLGFRGSLYKSFKSEEEAIEAHQAFFEGRLNEETLSNDIGVDFVHSMAGNCKWKKEKRKRFYVVFKGNRPGVYFSWDECAPYVIGFSGSLYKSFKTKDEVVAAFYAFFDGNQNEEGSSSVRSIGTFVSDLNTNSGKMEDTYAYSSLNLFILGCILD, from the coding sequence GATACCTGGAATTTATTCAACATGTGAAGAATGTGCACCACATGTGCTTGGTTTTAGGGGCAGCTTATACAAGTCTTTCAAAAGTGAGGAAGAGGCTATTGAAGCGCACCAGGCTTTCTTTGAAGGAAGGTTGAATGAAGAAACACTTTCCAACGACATTGGTGTTGATTTTGTCCATTCTATGGCTGGGAATTgcaaatggaagaaagaaaaaagaaagaggttCTATGTTGTTTTCAAAGGAAATCGACCTGGGGTATATTTCAGCTGGGATGAATGTGCACCATATGTGATTGGTTTTAGTGGAAGTTTATACAAGTCATTCAAAACTAAGGATGAAGTTGTTGCTGCGTTCTACGCTTTCTTTGATGGAAATCAGAATGAAGAAGGAAGTTCTAGTGTTAGATCTATCGGTACTTTTGTCTCGGATTTAAATACAAACTCTGGTAAAATGGAGGACACTTATGCATATAGCAGCTTAAATTTGTTCATTTTAGGATGTATATTGGAttag